In Pseudomonas poae, a single genomic region encodes these proteins:
- a CDS encoding amino acid adenylation domain-containing protein, translated as MAGSGEQQRQLDYWRETLGDEHPVLNLPTDHPRPARPSQRGARHEWVIPEGLADGLRQCARQQEVTLFMLLLGAFGTLLHRYTGQADIRIGVPIANRNRVEIEGLIGFFVNTQVLRIPFDALTPADQLMQHVKAAALGAQAHQDLPFERLVEGLNLARDASHHPLFQVMYNHQPQVADLETLTVSADLQLSPIQWASRTTRFDLTLDTFERGGQLCAAFTYASDLFDAHTIEGLAAHWQTLLAGLVRDPHARIGDLPLRAADTAPVLLSPRDPALCIHHLIERQAATVPDAVALAFAGQSLSYRQLNEQANRLAHRLIAAGAGPDVPVGIAVERSLQMVVGMLAILKAGGAYVPLDPEFPAQRLVHMAEDSGIRLLVTQRAVCDRLPTLDGVQSLLIDAAEEFPASNPDVALDPDHLAYVIYTSGSTGKAKGVGLSHRSLVNYVQGILHTLPLAEARSMAVVSTLSADLGHTTLFGALCSGCTLHVLGLDLTLDAERFAAYMADQQIDVLKIVPSHLEALLSDNPRASGLPRQCLIMGGEAASPALLARIRELGEGCRVINHYGPTETTVGVLTTANEVPAQAMASLGRPLPNTTAWVLEDGLQPAMVGASAELYLGGAGLARGYLGRAAMTAERFVPHPFGGAGERLYRTGDLARQAVDGTFIFKGRVDHQVKVRGYRIELGEINACLRLHVGVREAVTLVGGPTNNPHITAYVVLKPGVSTDEVRLALGAELPDYMLPAVFVCLEALPLTLNGKLDLQALAALQHDLPQTVYQAPVTDLQKRLAEVWAHVLKVEQVGLHDNFFHAGRPFLAGHPDHLPHTPCVGADVALRTVFETASFGEFCAAVALGIRPARARPWPV; from the coding sequence TTGGCTGGAAGCGGGGAGCAACAGCGCCAACTCGACTACTGGCGTGAAACCCTGGGGGATGAGCACCCGGTTCTGAACTTGCCGACTGACCACCCGCGCCCGGCACGACCAAGCCAGCGCGGCGCGCGTCATGAATGGGTGATCCCAGAGGGCCTGGCCGACGGCCTGCGCCAGTGCGCGCGCCAGCAGGAAGTCACGCTGTTCATGTTGCTGCTGGGCGCCTTCGGCACTCTGTTGCATCGCTACACCGGCCAGGCCGATATTCGTATCGGTGTGCCGATTGCCAACCGCAACCGCGTTGAAATCGAAGGCTTGATCGGCTTTTTCGTCAACACCCAAGTGCTGCGCATCCCGTTCGATGCCCTGACGCCAGCCGACCAGTTGATGCAGCATGTGAAGGCGGCCGCGCTGGGTGCCCAGGCCCATCAGGATTTGCCGTTCGAGCGCTTGGTCGAAGGTTTGAACCTGGCCCGGGACGCCAGCCATCATCCGTTGTTCCAAGTGATGTACAACCACCAACCGCAAGTTGCCGACCTGGAAACCCTGACGGTCAGCGCCGACTTGCAGTTAAGCCCGATTCAATGGGCCAGCCGCACGACGCGGTTTGACCTGACCCTCGATACGTTCGAGCGCGGCGGTCAATTGTGCGCAGCGTTCACCTATGCCAGCGACTTGTTCGACGCGCACACCATCGAGGGCCTGGCCGCTCACTGGCAAACGCTGTTGGCGGGCCTGGTTCGCGATCCTCATGCGCGTATCGGCGATCTGCCGCTGCGGGCCGCCGATACTGCACCGGTGCTGTTGAGCCCACGCGACCCGGCGCTGTGCATTCATCACCTGATCGAACGCCAGGCGGCCACTGTGCCTGATGCGGTCGCATTGGCGTTTGCCGGACAATCCTTGAGCTATCGGCAGTTAAACGAGCAGGCCAACCGCCTGGCGCACCGCTTGATCGCTGCCGGCGCAGGGCCGGACGTGCCCGTAGGGATTGCCGTCGAGCGCTCGCTGCAGATGGTGGTCGGCATGTTGGCCATTCTCAAGGCGGGCGGGGCGTATGTACCGCTGGACCCGGAGTTTCCCGCACAGCGCCTGGTGCATATGGCTGAGGACAGCGGCATTCGGTTGCTGGTGACCCAGCGTGCCGTGTGTGATCGCCTGCCCACGCTGGACGGCGTGCAGTCGCTGCTGATCGACGCCGCTGAGGAGTTCCCAGCCAGCAACCCTGACGTAGCGCTCGATCCCGATCACCTCGCGTATGTCATCTACACCTCCGGTTCTACCGGCAAAGCCAAGGGTGTGGGGCTGAGCCATCGATCCTTGGTCAACTACGTCCAAGGCATCCTGCACACGTTGCCGCTGGCCGAGGCGCGCAGCATGGCAGTGGTCTCGACGCTGTCCGCCGACTTGGGGCACACCACCTTGTTTGGTGCGTTGTGTTCCGGTTGTACCTTGCACGTACTGGGTCTGGACCTGACCCTGGATGCCGAGCGATTCGCAGCCTACATGGCCGACCAGCAGATTGACGTGCTGAAGATTGTGCCCTCGCATTTGGAGGCGCTGCTCAGTGACAACCCTCGCGCCAGTGGATTGCCACGCCAGTGCCTGATCATGGGCGGCGAGGCGGCATCACCGGCATTACTGGCGCGCATCCGTGAACTTGGCGAAGGCTGCCGGGTGATCAATCACTACGGCCCTACCGAAACCACGGTCGGCGTACTCACCACGGCAAACGAGGTGCCCGCACAGGCCATGGCCTCCCTCGGGCGCCCGCTGCCCAACACCACGGCGTGGGTGCTCGAAGACGGGTTGCAACCGGCCATGGTTGGTGCGTCTGCCGAGTTGTACCTGGGCGGCGCAGGCCTTGCCCGTGGCTACCTGGGGCGTGCGGCAATGACCGCCGAGCGTTTTGTGCCGCACCCGTTCGGTGGGGCGGGTGAACGTCTGTATCGCACGGGAGACCTGGCGCGCCAGGCGGTCGACGGCACCTTCATCTTCAAAGGGCGAGTCGACCACCAGGTCAAGGTGCGCGGCTATCGCATCGAGTTGGGCGAAATCAACGCCTGTCTGCGTCTGCACGTGGGTGTACGTGAGGCGGTCACGCTGGTAGGTGGCCCGACGAACAATCCACACATCACCGCCTACGTAGTGCTCAAGCCCGGCGTGAGCACGGATGAAGTGCGCCTGGCGCTGGGCGCCGAGTTGCCGGACTACATGCTGCCTGCCGTGTTTGTCTGCCTGGAGGCACTGCCGCTGACGCTTAATGGCAAGCTCGACTTGCAAGCCCTGGCCGCGTTGCAACATGACCTGCCGCAAACGGTGTACCAGGCGCCGGTCACCGACCTGCAAAAACGCTTGGCTGAGGTGTGGGCGCACGTGTTGAAGGTGGAGCAGGTCGGCCTGCACGACAACTTTTTTCACGCTGGGCGGCCATTCCTTGCTGGCCACCCAGATCATCTCCCGCACACGCCGTGTGTTGGGGCGGATGTGGCACTGCGCACGGTGTTCGAAACCGCCAGTTTCGGTGAGTTCTGCGCGGCGGTGGCGCTGGGGATCCGTCCAGCACGCGCCCGGCCCTGGCCCGTCTGA